A window of the Pseudomonas furukawaii genome harbors these coding sequences:
- a CDS encoding F0F1 ATP synthase subunit epsilon, whose amino-acid sequence MAITVHCDIVSAEAEIFSGLVEMVIAHGNLGDLGIAPGHAPLITDLKPGPIRLVKQGGEEEVYYISGGFLEVQPNMVKVLADTVLRASDLDEAAAQESLKAAEKALHQKGAEFDYSTASARLAEAAAQLRTVQQIRKKFGG is encoded by the coding sequence ATGGCTATTACTGTCCACTGCGATATCGTCAGCGCCGAAGCGGAGATCTTCTCCGGTCTGGTGGAGATGGTGATTGCGCACGGCAACCTGGGCGATCTGGGTATCGCGCCGGGCCACGCCCCGCTGATCACCGACCTCAAGCCGGGCCCCATCCGCCTAGTCAAGCAGGGTGGTGAAGAGGAGGTGTACTACATCTCCGGTGGCTTCCTCGAGGTGCAGCCCAACATGGTGAAGGTCCTGGCCGACACCGTGCTGCGCGCCAGCGACCTGGATGAAGCGGCGGCTCAGGAGTCCCTCAAGGCTGCTGAGAAGGCCCTGCACCAGAAGGGCGCGGAGTTCGACTACTCCACCGCCTCTGCTCGACTGGCCGAGGCCGCAGCCCAGCTGCGTACCGTCCAGCAGATCCGCAAGAAGTTCGGCGGCTGA